In Euphorbia lathyris chromosome 10, ddEupLath1.1, whole genome shotgun sequence, a single genomic region encodes these proteins:
- the LOC136208333 gene encoding factor of DNA methylation 1-like: protein MQKPMEIAIRTIEVLVKDTVMQRDKREEELRGQIEENKLKISEADIEITNGKIKELTAQIEEQKLRISEADNAVTIAKEKEALLKAELKETKEEVDTLRDLNQVLINKEVKANNELQDARKELIDMLKDVDSDSDSERDDSIGVKKMGDLDIEPFMASAKRKYSNNPSEHAVIDCAYYETFIRDPNWYPFKMITHKDGKVEEIIDEEDEKLKEMRSEHGDEVHEAVKTALMELNEYNASGRYPVMELWNFLDNRRATVHEGILAIKFHEELHKRIKTSLSEFC, encoded by the exons ATGCAGAAACCTATGGAAATTGCAATCAGAACAATTGAGGTCTTGGTTAAAGATACAGTG ATGCAAAGGGACAAGCGGGAGGAAGAATTGAGAGGGCAGATTGAAGAAAACAAGTTAAAGATTTCAGAGGCTGATATTGAAATTACTAATGGCAAG ATTAAAGAATTGACAGCCCAAATTGAAGAGCAGAAATTGAGGATTTCGGAGGCTGATAATGCAGTTACTATTGCCAAG GAAAAGGAAGCATTACTAAAAGCTGAGTTGAAGGAAACTAAAGAAGAAGTTGATACCTTGAGAGATCTAAATCAAGTCCTTATTAATAAGGAGGTGAAGGCAAACAATGAATTGCAGGATGCTCGAAAGGAATTAATAGAT ATGTTGAAAGATGTTGATTCAGATTCAGATTCAGAAAGAGATGATAGTATTGGTGTAAAGAAGATGGGAGATCTTGATATTGAACCATTCATGGCTTCTGCCAAGAGGAAATATTCTAACAATCCATCAGAACATGCAGTAATAGATTGTGCATATTATGAAACCTTTATTCGAGACCCAAATTGGTACCCATTTAAGATGATTACTCATAAGGATGGGAAAGTTGAG GAGATAAtcgatgaagaagatgagaagTTGAAAGAAATGAGGAGtgagcatggtgatgaagttcaTGAAGCAGTGAAAACAGCATTGATGGAATTGAATGAGTATAATGCAAGTGGGAGATACCCTGTGATGGAGCTTTGGAATTTCCTTGACAATAGAAGAGCAACAGTACATGAGGGAATTTTAGCCATCAAATTTCATGAGGAGCTACATAAACGAATCAAAACCTCATTAAGTGAATTTTGTTAA